The Fusarium poae strain DAOMC 252244 chromosome 2, whole genome shotgun sequence nucleotide sequence TCGACCAAGGTTATCAACCAATAGCGACGATCTATTGCCTGGCTAGGGAGCTGGTTTCATGTGTGATCCCCTGAGCACGTCAAAAGGTCTTGTCGATTTGTCTAAAGCTTGGAATATCAGAGGGAGGATCTTTTGAGAAATTAACAGGAACTGATAGAGTTTCTCAAAAGTGCCAATCACGAGCAATTGTCGGTCATCTCAAGCATTACAGGGGATGTTTTGCCGAGTTTTGGAAGGCGAATCTTGAATTCTAGAGGCTAAGAAAAAAGTTCCGGTGTCGATCTTCACGTTATGACCCCTGGCATTTGCGAACATGCCTGTTTCGTCAATTCCGCCAAGCGAGATGCCGCGTTTGCCTCACCTTGTCTAGTGAGTggtcctaagtcttaggttacaaaaataaatagtctaagagctatagtcttaagagcataaagtggcctgctaatttcgtctcttgggCTTACAgcagccaatttttctgaccCTGAGGCTTATTTATCAAGCATAAAATCGCGATGAAAGCAATTACAATGAAGAGACTGGATCGCATGAAAATCAGTTCTTTGTTCCTCGATTTTTTGCTCTTTGTACATGATCTCTATTAGTGAGGCTTTTGTCACCACAAGATGGGGAGCTGGCGCAACGGTAGCGCGTCAGATTCCAGTTAGCTGTCCTGCAGCGTAATTCGGGGATTCCTGAAGGTTATCGGTTCAAATCCGGTGTTCctcattctttcttttgCCTTTTGCCTTTTGCCTTTTTGTCTATATCCTCCCCATCATCTGTCAACATGATGAAATAGATAATCAATGTCCAGTAAGTAGATTGAGGAATTCTATTATTTCCTATTTATTTTGTTTTCCTTTACCAGTATACATTGTTACTTTGACATTTTTAGAACTTAAACTTAGTAAATTGCTATACATTTATTTAAACATCTATCGCTTATACATATGCGACTTCTATGAGTCTTAATTCCACAGGCCGGTACAGATCAATAGAATGTGCATATAAATTAGTGTTGTCTGCTCATAGAAATATGTGTCATTGAGGCTGTGTAAATAGCCAATCGAATATATACAGGAATTAAACCCAGTTCATCAATAGTAAGCCAAACATTCCGTCTCTCATAACAAATCACTCATGAATCCATCTAGCAGCTCTTGGTTACACCGCTAGTAGTGCAGAATGTTCCATCAGGGCCAGATCCAATCTTGGAAGGCTCAGAGCCATCCGAGTTACCCTGGTAGCGATCGCAGTACTTGCCGTTGTTCTGGCAAGTGTTGGTGATCTTGCAGGTGTCTCCGTAGTTGGTGTTGATACCGCATAGAACACCACCATTGACGGCAACAGAGTTCTGAATGATGACATTGCGAGGGCCGCCGTTGTCCTTGCAGTTGCCGCAGCTGCGGACCAGCTTACCGTAGTCCTCAGCGTAGAAATCCTTGATCTGGACGGTGCCACGACCGTTGAACTGAACGATCTTGTCAGAGGCTTTGAAAGCACCACCACCGTTGATGAAGGATGTGCCGCTGGTTTGCTTGAGGGTAATAGCGTCCTCGCAAACATCGGCCCACCAGACGTTGTTCAGAGTGCTAATAGCAAGGTTAGAGCTGGATGACAATACTGTGAATCCCATTGCAGCTTACCAAGTTCCCTTGCAGTGAACGCCCTCAGCCTGAGAAGCACCGATAATGACATTGGAAAGAGTGGCGCCGCTCTCGAGAATGAACATGGCGTCTTTCTCACCAGTCTCAGTCTGACCTTGGCAAACGTTGGCTAGCCTATGTTAGTTTATCTTCTTATCAAGAGTGTGATCCAAACATACTGCTTCGCTCGAATCGCTTCATGCCACCATCAAAGCTACCCTTGACGGGGACAGCAGTAGGGAAAGAGGTGACACCGGCAGACTTGGGAAGAGTCTTGGTGACAGCAGCGGAGGAGACGCCAGCGAGGGCGAGGATAGTAGCGTACTTCATGATGGGCTAAGGTTGGTGGTGCCAAAGATGTAGTGATGGGGTCGAGTTGTTGTGTTGCTGATGAGGTAATGTCGGGCTCTTGGCTTGTTGGATTCACCattctttatatactacTCATCATTCCTATCTATATCTTAACTTATCTTGACCGCAACGTCTCAATCAATATCCAGAGGCATCCTGTACTCTTCGCACCAATGAGCAGCTTGAAATGACGGGCGAGTCCCAAAGCGGGAAGCTCGTTCTCCAAATGAAACTCCGTTTGATGTTACATCTCTAGCTTCTCTCAACGCTCATTCGAGGAAACAAGTCCCCAGATTCTCCGTCTGTCCATATCACAACCTTTCATTTGGGGAGACCAATCACACCGCCTCAATGTTCTAGATCGAGTCAGCTGTTAAACAAGCATTTTTGCCAAAGTCTGGGGTAACGCGAGCTCTATTCCTAAATGTCACAAGTCAAACACGGGGGTTGGGGAGAAGCTAGCAGTAAAGACCAGTCTGGATTGGTGGCTTTTTTCAGGTACAGTATCCCAGGTACGGATCCACCAATCGCAgtttacttaagcttattatgATCGGGATATGTGACTTGGAGGTCCAGACGAGATCTCCGCAAGCATTCGAGAATAAGATTACGGACGTTCACGCGTTTGGCCCTTACTCTCGTGTTGTTAATTTCTGATCTATGTGCGCTGGCTTTCATGGTGTATCATCCGGGACCTTTAGCAGGGCTCTAGACTTTGGGGGCAGCGTTGGATAAACCATGCTTTCTCATTCCCGTATAGCAGGTACTGTAGTGATTCTGGACTGTTCATCTGCATTGTACAAGATTTCGAAGCCGATGTGTATTTTCACGCCTACATCAAATCAGAAAGCAAACCTTGAAGTAGATGATGCGGACACTAATAGCATAGAACAAAGACTTGGCTACCAAAGAATCTGTCGGTATGCGACGACCCGACTTATTGGAAACGATCGATATTGCCAAGGGCGAGGTTCGTCCCGTCATAATAAGCCGAAAGACCCTTGCTTCTTGGCAGCAAGTTTGGGGGATCTGCAGTTCGTCACGTTGCACAGAGGCATGCTCGGGGTAACAggaaaattggccgctggaagcataagggacgacaTTAGTGGGACACTTATGATGCTTAGGCTTTAGcttttagactatttattttaataccctaagacttaggaggttatCTTTTCTGCTGCCCACTAGACGCAGTACTTTATCAGAAATTGGGGTGAGTGATTTGGGAAACTAGTCGCATCCAAATTTTCAGTCTGGGCCATAGAAGCAGGACATAGAATTGGCGGCATGCTGTCGTGGCTAGCTCTAGTTTCTGGTCGACTAGTATGGTGTATACGATGTAGTGAAGGTGCCAACTCACTAGTCGAAGCATAACACAGGGATCGAGGTTGAACGACGAGGCTCAATAAGCATTGGATTaggttattaataagttttggATATTTTTTGATGGCAATTGAAACATTATATCTGCCTGGACATTGTGTCAAGGCACTGGATAGTTAAGACTTTAGTGTTATTATGTCACAAGGATTGTTCGTGACATCAGTATACATGGATGGTTTCAGATAGTTGGACTCTCCGATGTGAGGGCTTCGTAAATTGTGTAGAGCATCTAATAATCCAACCTCGATGAGATTGGCGGCGATGGCTACCGGCCCGACTTGGGGCCGTGAAGTACCACCGTAGGCATCTTTCTGAGACAGAGTACCACTGAAAACCATGAAACAGATCTATGTTGTTTTAGAAATACTGATATTGGCAATGACTCAGGTGAAACACCGCTCTTGACCTCGAACCTTAAAGTATGAAGTTACATTCTCCAATACTTGAGTTCACGTCGACAAATTGGCACCTGAATCCTCACTCTTTCTGAAGACTCTAAGGTTTGGTTATGAAGTCGAAGGAACGTGTATGGTAGATTCGCTATCGCGATGCTTATGATAAGCAGGGGCCCGTAGATTGCTCGGCTAAGATGTGGTCAGGGTGTTCTTGCAGATGCAGAGCAAAGACCTCGTCTAGGTAAATGGAGATTGGACGAATTTCGTATAAGCTCGTCTAATATTCGCATTCATGCAGGTACGCTATGGTATGGCAGTGATATCATAATCGTAAGGTGCTATCCTTGACAGTGGCTGTGCAAACACTGTGAGGTAGGCTAGCCACTCCAACACCAAGACCATGGAAGCAGGCACTCCATTGTGGCTCAGCCATAGATAAGCTCTTGGAAGTAAAGATGTGCGAATGCTGGAATCTAGAGATCGATACAGACTAGTCTGGGCTGTCAAAGTTTAATCATTTTGAGATATGTAACAGTAGCACAGGCACATCTAGACAGTCTGTTTGCCCCCCATTGGCCATATCTTAGCCTTGGTTGAAGATAGCAGTGCCTCTCTACTCTTTGAAGGGTCCTATATGTATATAATTGCATTATATAGAGATTTTAGAGAATTGTCTTTTTACGTTCCGTGTTATCTTAGAAAGCTAAATGTGTAGTTTCAATAAGACTACAAAGTTAAATACTGAGCTATGTCTTCTCCAAGTTATAGATGTATTTTTGTAACACTTTCATCTCCTATTTCCTTAGATATTCTCACAATTCGTAATATATAGGGTAGTTCTGATACTGTCCCTATGTCATTCTGACCTGGCATCCCAAAAACACCAGAAAATCTGATGATATGATCCAGAATCTATGTTTTACGCAAAACTTACGACATCAAAACTTCAACGGACCGTGATCCCGAAATCATACGTTCGTGCACATCAGAAACCATCATGTGAAGAGCAGAGATTTCCACCACCACCCGCAAAATGCTCGCAAATGCGGAGGATGCGGGATGAGAAACTTTCGCTTGCCCgccctttctctctctccgGACCTTCAAAGGACCGATaagctaaaataaagaaaCTGGATGTATGCATGGTAGAAAAAGGGGGTGGGTGCGGAGAGTTGGGTCTCTCTGGGGGAGGCGACAGACCCAAAACCCAGGCCTTCGGCGTATGTTGGAGAAATTCGACCGAGAGTTTGGCCTCGTCTCGTTCCCCATGACGGTGATTGGAACTggggaagaaagaggatACAGGTGGGTAAGACCGAGGAAGCTGTCGAGGACGCCGATCCGGGTTCCGTTCCTGTGCAGATGTTATGGTTATGACGGGTTATGCTCCCCCAGATGGGGGGAAGAATGTGAGGGGATAGGATCTTGGAGAAGGTTGGTGAGACGTTGTACGCCAACGGTTTCGTCGAGGTCTGTAGTAGAGAAGGCTGTGATGGCGGCAGCCACGGCGTTTAACATTACAAGCTCAGACTTTTAACGGTGCCAGCTTAGTTCAAATCTGATATTAATATCAGACCCTTTGAAGAAAAGTTCAGCTGGTCACACGCTCATCTACCTGGACGTTCCAGACTGCAAATATTCAAGGTGTTTTAATCCTAACTAATTTCGGTTCACGTATACTACTTTGTCAATTGTTTGTCACGAGAATGTCAGCGTGGTTAACGAATTATGCAGACGTCATTCGACATGGTGGGATTAATCAGGCCGTTGTCGACTGTTGAAGACGATGCATTCCGAGTTTATCCTCTCCTCCGTGATCTAGACTCGGACTGTTCCAAGGATACGGCGCTTCTCCATATCCTGTCAACCCGCGATCTGGTGCTTTCTTGTTTCTCCGCGATTGTCTACAGCTGTTGCTGGGAAGGGAGTGAGGGATTGATGGGAGGGAGTGAGGTTCTGTAACGTAACGTAACgcaaaaaaaaataaaaagacaTGGGAAAACGGCTCAGACGTTCGGGTCCGAATAGCATCAGAGATCCACTGAATGGAACGGGTGGAGACTAAAAATCGAGTATCGCCGAGTGCCTTTTTCGGCCCGTGTGGATACGGTAGAAGAAGCAGCCATGGCGTTCCCACCCGTTGCAGAGCCGCATTAGTTAGCATGGGTAATGATGCTATGAATGGGTCCAGGGGTAAAAGAGGCTCTGCGGGAAGGGTAGAGGGAAaaagatgttgtgatgtgtGAGTTTGAGAGACAGACAGGTGATGCTGAGTTGAATAGTATCACGAACAATGTTTGGAATGCGAGTGATTCTAGCTTTGCCCAGCAGAATGGGTAACAACAATCGCAAATGTGGTTCAATGCTTGCTCTCGGTGTTATCTCGCATTCCCTGCTCTATCCTGTTCCAATTGACTTCCCAAGGCTTATCAGTAACACCGAGTACAGCGATATTACTTGGTCTCAATCCATGAAGTCTGCGACGAATATGGAGCAACTACAGAGAAAAGTGCTCCGCTCAATTCGGCGAGTCTCAACGGCGTGGATAAGACTCGAGATATTTGGCCGAGTTTTGACCATTGGAGCATGAGTGAGAATGGGCTGTTTAGTAGATCACCTAAGTCTAGTAAAAAGAATGCGCGGCAATTGAAGGCCTTGTTTTGTTGGTTCCGGATATACCGTCGTAAAAAAGGATCTAATGAGATCCGGTATCTTGCGGGAGTCTAAGTGCCGTGACAATAACATGATAATCTGAGTGGCCACAATGGGCGATTTCCAAGGTAAAAAAATTGAAAACACCAGATTCTGACAATCGGAAATAAAAATCTGCGCGAGTGCCGAAGCCTGCCTTTCCTAAAGCAGTCGGACCGAGACTCGGCGCCTCTCGGTGTCATATCATGAGAGAAAATGGGGCTCAGCAGGTGGACAAGGCGAACGAGTGTCGGAAATATGAGGAAGCTGACTAGTGTTGGAGATGATTTGAGAATCTGATGGAAGAGATGAATACTCTAGTAAATTGTTTGATGAATGTAAGAGAGATGATTCTTTTGACTGTCTATTGGTATCATCTTCAAAGGGTCGGTCTGTCTGTTGGATCGCCACCAACGTGGACTCTACCGAGATCAGATCATCGACACCAAGAGACAAAACAGACTAGAACAGAAACCGCGTAGAAGAAAACAATGGGTCatggaagaaaagaatggGTCACGTGGACCCATTCAAAGGGTCCAAGTGCGTCATCAATGCCGAAGGGAGGCCGGCAATCAAGGAGAAAAAATGTAATGTCACTCCACGTAGAGCTCACACGGCAAACTTGATCGGTCCACCGTTTTCTGAACGGACATGAATCTGGTCAAAGGTGGACTAGGGATTCCCCGATGAACCAATCACTTCACAAGGGGGGGCGTGTAAACAAACTAGACATAGAGTGGTCCGTTGAACTTGGTGATGGAGAACTCTCATAACCCATCAACCTAGGAATGCTTACTCAACTGTTACCACCAACACAACAAATCTGAAGCATAAGCATACCCCATGACGTTAGTCTCGGGGCCTTCTACTCTTCACAGATGCTCCGCTTCTTACTCCAAGTCTTTTTTACCTTCTCACCCACGTCAGTCTCCGCAACTCGTTTGCTTCAAGCCCCCCGGGGTTTGagttagctttttttttgctttcgAGCATGACCATCAAATGTCATGAGATGGACCCATGGTCTTTCGGTGCCCGCGATGGTACTTGACGATCATCTCCACAATAAAGAATAGTAAAAAAGGCACCTCTTCGCTCTCCTTTCGTTGCTTCATGTCCTGGTTCACCATCACATTACATCTTGTGTAACAACAAACACATACATTCTACACTCAATTGGTCAATTGACTCGTTCAATATGAAGTTTTTTAGTAGCAAACGCCAAGAGCATTCCGCTGAAGGCGAGCATGTGGAAAGACGCAAGACTCCTGATACGGATGGCCATATCACCATGCTAGCCATCTTCATGGGTATCGTCGCATCTTGTGAGTAACCACAACGTCTCTCAATCAATGATACAGAGCTAACTTCAGGCCAGGCGGCGGATTGATATTTGGTTATTCGTCCGGACAGATTTCCGGTTACTTCATGATGAGGGATTACGGCGAACGATTCGGAGTCCCCAACGGCGACGGTACATACGAGTTCAGCGCGGCACGACAAGGAACAATCACCGGTCTTCTATCCATTGGATGTTTGTTCGGTTCTCTTGTTGCTGGTAACCTTTGTGATACCATTGGTCGCCGAACTACCATCTCTATCTCTGCTCTCTGGACCTGTGTCGGTACCGTCATTGAGGTTGCTTCCCAGCATGCCTGGTACCAGCACGCCATTGGCCGACTCGTTACTGGTCTTGGTGTCGGTGCTCTCTCCGTCGCTGTCCCCATGTACCAGTCTGAGAGTGCTCCCGCCATCATCCGAGGTATCATCGTTTCTTGCTACCAGCTCTTCGTCACCCTCGGTATCTGGTGTGCCGAGATGGTCAACTGGGGCACCAACCACTACGACGGCagcgcttcttggagaatCCCCAACGGTCTCAACTTCCTCTGGGCTCTTCTCCTTGGTGTCGGTATCCTCTTCCTCCCCGAGTCCCCTCGATTCGCCTACCGAAAGGGTAAGGAGGAGGAAGCTCGCAAGACCATCGCCAACCTTGCTGGTCTCGATATCAACGCTCCCAGTGTTAACCGCCAGATCGATGAGATCCGTGAGAAGCTTGACGAGGAGCGATCTCTGCCTGAGACCCGCTGGGTTGAGATCTTCACTGGTCCCCGTATGATGTACCGTACCCTCCTCGGTATCACTCTCCAGGCTGGTCAGCAGCTCACTGGtatcaacttctt carries:
- a CDS encoding hypothetical protein (TransMembrane:12 (i30-51o87-106i118-135o141-160i167-186o206-225i294-316o328-349i356-375o395-418i430-452o458-480i)~BUSCO:19964at5125), which codes for MKFFSSKRQEHSAEGEHVERRKTPDTDGHITMLAIFMGIVASCGGLIFGYSSGQISGYFMMRDYGERFGVPNGDGTYEFSAARQGTITGLLSIGCLFGSLVAGNLCDTIGRRTTISISALWTCVGTVIEVASQHAWYQHAIGRLVTGLGVGALSVAVPMYQSESAPAIIRGIIVSCYQLFVTLGIWCAEMVNWGTNHYDGSASWRIPNGLNFLWALLLGVGILFLPESPRFAYRKGKEEEARKTIANLAGLDINAPSVNRQIDEIREKLDEERSLPETRWVEIFTGPRMMYRTLLGITLQAGQQLTGINFFFYFGTTVFASTGLKDSYVTQLILGSVNCACTFGGLYVVQKCGRRISLMIGAAWMMMCFFIYAFVGHFALDREDPLNTPAAGTVLVTFSCLAIVAFATTWGPLVWAVVAEMYPSQYRSRCMAIATATNWLFNFLIGFFTRFITDAIDYYYGLVYAGCCAALVAIVFFFVIESKDRTLEEIDTMYVQKVNPITSSKWVGHNHASKAAREGVTDEEASS
- a CDS encoding hypothetical protein (SECRETED:SignalP(1-15)~CAZy:PL3_2~CAZy:PL3~CAZy:PL3_5~CAZy:PL3_1~CAZy:PL3_4~CAZy:PL3_3), translating into MKYATILALAGVSSAAVTKTLPKSAGVTSFPTAVPVKGSFDGGMKRFERSTNVCQGQTETGEKDAMFILESGATLSNVIIGASQAEGVHCKGTCTLNNVWWADVCEDAITLKQTSGTSFINGGGAFKASDKIVQFNGRGTVQIKDFYAEDYGKLVRSCGNCKDNGGPRNVIIQNSVAVNGGVLCGINTNYGDTCKITNTCQNNGKYCDRYQGNSDGSEPSKIGSGPDGTFCTTSGVTKSC